The sequence below is a genomic window from Polynucleobacter sp. MWH-UH19D.
CAGATGCCGCTAAATTGCCGCTCCCAGAAAAGCCTGTTTTGAAATCTCCAGCTAGTTTTATGGTTATCGGAAAAGAGACCATGCGTCGCTTGGATACGCCTGTAAAAGTTGCTGGTAAGGCGGTTTATGGAATCGACGTCAAGATTCCGGGTATGGCGATTGCATCTTTAGCGCAATGTCCTGTGATTGGAGGCACTCCAAAATTTTATGATGCAACTGCAGCCCTAAAGGTGGCTGGCGTTATTAAGGTTGTACAAATTTCTGATGGCGTAGCTGTTTTGGCAAAAGATTTTTATGCTGCTCGTAAGGGTAGGGATGCTTTGAAGATCAATTGGGACGAAGGACAAAATGCAAGCCTAAGCAACGCAACTGTTCGCAAGTCTCTTGAGGCTGGACTATCTCAAAAAGGTGCGGTAATTAAGACGGTTGGTGATGTTAATAAATCCGCCTCAGGTGGAAAAGCGATTAGCGCGCAGTACTTTTTGCCATATTTGGCGCACTCCACCATGGAGCCTGTGAACTGCTCTGCAGATGTATCTAATGGAAAGTGCAGAATTATTGGGCCAATTCAGTTTCAGCAGGGTGGGCAAGCAGTTGCAGCTGCCGCCGCTGGAGTTAAGCCAGAAGATGTCACCATTGAAACTACTTTCTTGGGCGGTGGATTTGGTCGGAAGCTAGAGCTCGACTTTATTCGTCAAGCCGCAGAGATCTCAAAGGCAGCAGGCATGCCCGTGAAGATGCTCTGGACAAAAGAAGACGATATTACGCATGACTTCTATCGTCCAATGAGTATTCATCAGCTTGATGGAGTGCTTGGAGTTAATGGTCAGTTGGAGTTTATGAAGGCCAAGATGGTTTCTCAGTCAGTGACCGCACGCGCATTTCCTGGTTTCGTAAAGGATGGCTTTGATCCCTTTATGGTTGAGGGTTCAAACAATGTAACGTATGACATTCCTAATATGGAGATTACTAATGTCATAACTGATACTGGTCTACGAGTCGGTTATTGGCGCTCCGTAAGTAATGCATTAAATGCCTTTGCGATTGAGAGTTTTGTCGATGAGGCTGCAAAAGCTGCAGGGAAAGACCCAGTCGCGTTTCGGATGGCTTCGCTTAATAAACATCCACGAGCAAAAGCGGTTCTTGAGGCTGCTGTGAAGAAGTCGGGTTATACCGCTGGTAGTAAGCGATTTGGGGTAGCTCAGATGGAGTGTTATGAGACTTATTCAGCGTGCGTGATTGAGTTAGATGCTGCAACAACGGATACCAAGGTTAAGAAGATTACTTTTGTATCTGATTGCGGAATCGTGGTTCATCCAGATCAAGCCAGAGCACAGCTAATGGGTGGAGTTGTTTATGGTTTGGGTGCAGCTTTGGGTAACGCAATAACGATTGAGAATGGTCGCGTTCAGCAGTCAAATTTCAATAATTATCCAAGTCTTCGCCAAAATGAGGTCCCAACAATTGAGGTGCATTTGATCCCTAGCCAAGAAAAACCAGGGGGCTTGGGTGAGGTTGGGGTTCCACTAGTGGCACCTGCTCTAGCCAATGCGATTGCAGCTGCTACAGGCAAACGCATTCGAGAGTTGCCAGTAAAAGCCTGACCCGAGTAATTTTCGGTAGACTTAGATAAAGCGCGCCAAATACGGCGCGCTTTGTTTTTGAGCCTCATCTACAATTGTTGGACTATGACTGTTAATTTACCTCTCCCTCAAAAAGCTGATTTGAAGCCTGTAAAAGGCTTTGCCATGGGTATCGCAGAAGCTGGCATTAAGAAGGCTAATCGTAAAGATTTGCTTGTGATGACACTTGCACCGGGATCTCAAGTGGCTGGCGTGTTTACCTTAAATCGATTCTGCGCCGCCCCTGTTCAAGTTTGTCGTAAGCATTTAGCCGAGGATGGTGCCAAAGGTGAGATACGGGCGTTGGTGGTCAATACGGGTAATGCCAATGCAGGTACTGGAGAGCAGGGCATGAAACATGCACTGGAAACTTGCCAAGCTCTAGCCAAAGAATTAAAGCTTAACCCCGAGCAGATTTTGCCATTTTCAACAGGCGTGATCTTAGAGTCATTACCTATTCAGAAAATTATTAGTGCGCTACCTAGAGCGGTTGCTAATCTTGGTGAGGATCATTGGTTTGATGCTGCTGAAGCCATCATGACTACGGATACGCAGCCAAAAGCAAGTTCTTTAACCATTCAAACTCCAGCTGGGCCAGTAGTGCTAACGGGTATCTGTAAAGGCGCCGGCATGATTCATCCCAATATGGCAACCATGCTTGGCTTTATTGCAACGGATGCAGGTTTTGCTCCGGGATTGTTGACGGAGCTCACACGCGAAGTAGCAGATCTTTCATTTAATGCCATCACGATTGATGGCGATACATCTACGAATGATTCCTTCATCATCATGGCGACAGGCCAGTCATCGGTCAAGATTCAGTCGGCAAGCGATCCAAGTTATGCGCTCGTTCGTGATGCCTTGATTAGTCTTGCTAGAAAATTAGCTCAAATGATTGTGCGAGATGGTGAAGGCGCAACAAAATTTATGACGATCGAAGTGCTCGGTGGTAAAACTCCAGAAGAGTGTCGATTAGTTGCTAAGGCAGTTGCACATTCACCTTTGGTAAAAACTGCATTCTTTGCAAGCGATCCAAACTTAGGTCGAATATTGGCTGCGATTGGTTATGCTGGCATTCAGGACCTAGATGTCAATCGTGTCCAGATGTGGCTTGGTGATGTTTGGGTTGCTAAGAATGGTGGACGAAACCCTGAGTATCAAGAGGCTGATGGTCAGCGAGTAATGCAGGCTCCTGAAATTACAGTGAAGATTAATTTGGGTCGTGGCGATGCATCCCAAACGATTTGGACATGTGATTTATCGCATGACTATGTGTCCATTAACGCTGACTATCGCTCCTAAGCGGAACTGATTAAATGAATGAAAAACTAGAGCGTCTTTTAGAGCACCTTGAGACTTTTTTGCCGAAGCCGCTAACTGAAGAGCAGTGGCAATCATCTGCTGCGTTTAGATGGCGTCGTCGCGATAGTATCTTTGGCAGCATTGGCTTTCTACAACCGGTCAAACATGTTGCAGATATTACGTTTGAAGATCTACAGAACATTGATCGTCAACGTGATGCGATCCGAGACAACACAAAAAATTTCATACAAAAAAAGCCAGCAAATAATATTTTGCTAACCGGTGCAAGGGGTACCGGAAAGTCTTCTCTCATTAAAGCCAGTCTGCATGAGTTTGCTAGTCAAGGCTTACGTTTAGTAGAGGTAGAGAAAGAGCATTTAGCGGATCTCGCCGATATCACCGAGCTTCTCGCGGATCGCCCTGAGCGTTTCATCATTTTTTGTGATGATCTGTCATTTGAGGATGGGGAGTCAGGTTACAAAGCTATGAAATCCGCTTTGGATGGTTCCGTGTCAGCGCAAGTAGACAATATCCTGATCTACGCTACTTCAAATCGTCGCCATTTGCTGCCAGAGTATATGAAGGATAACGAAGGGTATGTTCATAGTGACGATGGCGAAATTCATCCGGGTGAAGTGGTTGAAGAAAAAATTTCTCTGTCAGAACGATTTGGTTTATGGCTTTCTTTTTATCCACCAAAGCAAGATGAATACCTTGCAATTGTCGCGCATTGGTTGGCACACTTTGGTTTGAGCGCTTCACAAATCGAGGCAGCTCGATCAGAAGCTCTAGTCTGGGCCTTAGAGCGTGGCTCACGTTCTGGTCGTGTGGCTTGGCAGTTCGCAAAACATTGGGCCGGCTCCCACGCATAAAGCGAATCTTTTGAAGCCAGTAGATCGTCCTATCACTGAAGTGGCTGCAGGCATCTTAATTGATGAGTCTGGTCGTTATCTTCTAGGTCAGCGACCTGAGGGAAAGCCTTATGCGGGTTACTGGGAAGTGCCAGGAGGGAAAATCGAAAAAGGAGAGTCTGTTTTTCAGGCCTTAAAGCGAGAGCTTCATGAAGAGCTAGGAATTGACATTCAATCTAGCGAAGAGTTGACAGTTCTTGAGCATGATTACCCTCATGCATATGTACGTTTGCATGTCAGCATTATTCGAAGATGGAGTGGCACCCCTAAGGGCTGCGAAGGGCAGGCTTTATCTTGGGAGACTTTAGGTGCTGAGAAGCCCTCAGTTGAGCCTTTACTGCCAGCCGCTTGGCCAATGCTAGAAAGACTGAGAGAGTTGTTGAATTAAAACTGACAGAGTGTCAGCTTAAAAGGAACATCTTTATTAGCAGGCTGTGGTTTTTTATCTCGATCGGCTTGCATGAAGCGAATTGAGAGTAGATATTTATTGGCGCTGATTTCTGAAAAGAGTGCATCATCTTCAACAGCGATGCGCATGAGTTGATAGACTTTTCCAGAAGGTGCTTGTTGAAAAGAGCCGTTATGCGCCACCACATCTTTTGCTTCGCCCGACTGACGGAGTAGGCGTAAAAATAATTGACAGGCATCCTGCCAAGGTAGCAAAGGAGCAATGTAACTTTCTAAAAGTTTACGTCGCTCAGTTGATGGACTATTTTTCCAGGCGTGATAACTAGGCAAATCAATCGGACTTGTTCCGCCAGGAATATTCAGACGAGTGCGAATACCATTGAGCCATTCGCTTTCAGAAATCATGGAATTTGGTCTGCCAGCTGATTGATTAATCTTGGAGGCAACCATGTCAATCTCGCCTAGAGTTTGCGCAAGAGCTTGCTGATCAACCTTTTGCGAAGACTTTAATCCGCTTAATGCAAATTTTTGTCGCTCAAATTCTTTTAAGAGCAAGGATTTGATATCGCCACGCGCGCCAATATCACCAAGATCAAACAAAATGGCAATGGCATTGTGATGTAACTCAGGATCATCTGACCGTGTGAAATGATTAAAGCGGGCGAACAAATACTCCAGTCGAAGCATGCTTCGAACTAATTCATTGAAGGGGTATTCGTAGACAATCACAAGCCCATATTTTATGACGAACTGTGTCAGCCCCCCTGAATTTGAAGGATTTTTTGGTTTAGTTGATTTACTTCCTCGGTCAACTGGCTCAGGCTGCCCTGATTTTCAATAACGAAATCAGCTTGAGCCAAACGACCCTCTCGGGAGGCTTGGGTTTGAAGAATTTTTTCAACTTCAGCCCTAGATAAATTGCTGCGCTGCATTACCCTGCTAATTTGGGTCTCTACGGGACAGTCAACCACAGCCAAACGGTCAATTAGGGGCAGCCAGCTACCAGATTCAAGCAAAAGTGGAACGACAAAAACAATGTAGGGAACGCCATTTTTAGCCATCTGGAAGGCTTGCGCAATCGTTTCTTGGCGTATTAACGGATGGGTAATGCCCTCTAGTGCTTTTTTGGCTTCTGGTTTAGAAAATACCAGGGTACGCATCTTATTTCGATCTAGAGCGCCATTGGCATCAATGTAATCTACCCCAAA
It includes:
- the zapD gene encoding cell division protein ZapD: MIVYEYPFNELVRSMLRLEYLFARFNHFTRSDDPELHHNAIAILFDLGDIGARGDIKSLLLKEFERQKFALSGLKSSQKVDQQALAQTLGEIDMVASKINQSAGRPNSMISESEWLNGIRTRLNIPGGTSPIDLPSYHAWKNSPSTERRKLLESYIAPLLPWQDACQLFLRLLRQSGEAKDVVAHNGSFQQAPSGKVYQLMRIAVEDDALFSEISANKYLLSIRFMQADRDKKPQPANKDVPFKLTLCQF
- the coaE gene encoding dephospho-CoA kinase (Dephospho-CoA kinase (CoaE) performs the final step in coenzyme A biosynthesis.), which codes for MPLIGLTGGIGSGKTAVSDLLAKLGAGIIDTDIIAHQITAPNGSAIEPIREHFGVDYIDANGALDRNKMRTLVFSKPEAKKALEGITHPLIRQETIAQAFQMAKNGVPYIVFVVPLLLESGSWLPLIDRLAVVDCPVETQISRVMQRSNLSRAEVEKILQTQASREGRLAQADFVIENQGSLSQLTEEVNQLNQKILQIQGG
- a CDS encoding molybdopterin cofactor-binding domain-containing protein translates to MKNHSLKNVSRRQFIQHSAAVTGTFIVGMHLPIVSEAATAGVSAAPALANAWIQITPSNQITLICARSEMGQDVYTSLPALLAEELNLPLSMVKVEIAGVAPVYINAMLGGQITGGSTSVREAFDKLRTAGAATRSVLIQAAAQRWNVAASDCKAFNGKVTHASGKSATYGELAADAAKLPLPEKPVLKSPASFMVIGKETMRRLDTPVKVAGKAVYGIDVKIPGMAIASLAQCPVIGGTPKFYDATAALKVAGVIKVVQISDGVAVLAKDFYAARKGRDALKINWDEGQNASLSNATVRKSLEAGLSQKGAVIKTVGDVNKSASGGKAISAQYFLPYLAHSTMEPVNCSADVSNGKCRIIGPIQFQQGGQAVAAAAAGVKPEDVTIETTFLGGGFGRKLELDFIRQAAEISKAAGMPVKMLWTKEDDITHDFYRPMSIHQLDGVLGVNGQLEFMKAKMVSQSVTARAFPGFVKDGFDPFMVEGSNNVTYDIPNMEITNVITDTGLRVGYWRSVSNALNAFAIESFVDEAAKAAGKDPVAFRMASLNKHPRAKAVLEAAVKKSGYTAGSKRFGVAQMECYETYSACVIELDAATTDTKVKKITFVSDCGIVVHPDQARAQLMGGVVYGLGAALGNAITIENGRVQQSNFNNYPSLRQNEVPTIEVHLIPSQEKPGGLGEVGVPLVAPALANAIAAATGKRIRELPVKA
- the argJ gene encoding bifunctional glutamate N-acetyltransferase/amino-acid acetyltransferase ArgJ; translation: MTVNLPLPQKADLKPVKGFAMGIAEAGIKKANRKDLLVMTLAPGSQVAGVFTLNRFCAAPVQVCRKHLAEDGAKGEIRALVVNTGNANAGTGEQGMKHALETCQALAKELKLNPEQILPFSTGVILESLPIQKIISALPRAVANLGEDHWFDAAEAIMTTDTQPKASSLTIQTPAGPVVLTGICKGAGMIHPNMATMLGFIATDAGFAPGLLTELTREVADLSFNAITIDGDTSTNDSFIIMATGQSSVKIQSASDPSYALVRDALISLARKLAQMIVRDGEGATKFMTIEVLGGKTPEECRLVAKAVAHSPLVKTAFFASDPNLGRILAAIGYAGIQDLDVNRVQMWLGDVWVAKNGGRNPEYQEADGQRVMQAPEITVKINLGRGDASQTIWTCDLSHDYVSINADYRS
- a CDS encoding ATP-binding protein, encoding MNEKLERLLEHLETFLPKPLTEEQWQSSAAFRWRRRDSIFGSIGFLQPVKHVADITFEDLQNIDRQRDAIRDNTKNFIQKKPANNILLTGARGTGKSSLIKASLHEFASQGLRLVEVEKEHLADLADITELLADRPERFIIFCDDLSFEDGESGYKAMKSALDGSVSAQVDNILIYATSNRRHLLPEYMKDNEGYVHSDDGEIHPGEVVEEKISLSERFGLWLSFYPPKQDEYLAIVAHWLAHFGLSASQIEAARSEALVWALERGSRSGRVAWQFAKHWAGSHA
- a CDS encoding NUDIX domain-containing protein; this encodes MKPVDRPITEVAAGILIDESGRYLLGQRPEGKPYAGYWEVPGGKIEKGESVFQALKRELHEELGIDIQSSEELTVLEHDYPHAYVRLHVSIIRRWSGTPKGCEGQALSWETLGAEKPSVEPLLPAAWPMLERLRELLN